DNA from Ciconia boyciana chromosome 23, ASM3463844v1, whole genome shotgun sequence:
CGGGCCGCCGACAACAGCCATTTTATGCGTGTCTGAGCCATGAAGTAAGCACCTCTTCTCTCGTACTTCATCCCATCCTCTCTCCATCCCGGGGGGCCAGGCAGGGGGTGCCTCTTCTGCGTCCGGCGTCTGTCCATCGCTGCTTGCTCCAGCTAACGTCTCCCGAGCCACGTcagccctctctcctcccaTGGACCAAGCGCAAGTGTCCTCCAAGGCGAAGCCCCTGGGCTGGGTCAGCCAGGGACCCCAGCGTGGGCAGGGGGGGCTTGGCaggctgctgtgggcagggtggCCCACACACGGAGCAAAAAGCGGGGGTGGTCTCGGGGCCAGGCTCTGGGGGACGCCTGCCCCGGCACATCCGCGTTGGTGGCTGCAAACTGGGGGGGATGCAGCGTCCCCCTGCTTGGTTGGAGGATCCCCCCCAGGCAGCTGGGGGCACAGAGCCGAATCTGCGCCAGGTTTTCCTccgagcagggcaggaggggtcTGTGGGGTGGGCGCAAGGGCTGCCCCCCCACCGGCCGCCCCACGTGTAGCTCAGCCccgctctcctctccctccagctcaagccctggctgctgccggCGCCATCAAGTTCCACGGGGCCACGTTTTAGCTCTCTGACACGACACCGAACCTCTCGCCATCGTTTTCGGTTCTCCCGgacccccttccctcccagcgACGGCGAGAGCACCCGGCACAGCCGAGCGGGGACGCGCATCGCCGACAGTaccagctgctctgccctgtcCCGGAGGAGACGTGCGGGTGCCAGGAGGTTGTCTGCTGGACCGTGGTCCCTGAGGAGCCCCCGGGCTGCCAGCTGGCACGGGGACAGATCGGCGCTGTCCTGGGCGTCAGGCTTGCACGGACGGCCAGGCAGGGGCATCTGCAATGGCAGCCCCCGGCACAGCGGCCGTCTCCCTgccggggcagccctgggggagTGTAGGACTTCCTGGGCTCCCTGTGCTGATGCGTTGGTCTCCCAAAGGTCTGCAAAGGGGCTCTTCTGGGTGGAGACCGGCCAGTTCCCACCACGGATGGTGCTTCCACCTTACGCTGGACCTGGATGCTCCATCTCTGCTCCTCGGgcacctcttcccctccccgTGCCCTGAACCTGCTTTTAGCATCCGTCTGGCTGGGGGTAGTAGCCGGCAGAGCCTGGCCTGTCCCGTCGCTCCTTGTGCTGGTGgctcagcaggaggaagaaggagctgtGTCGGGGACAGGGCGGATCGAGATGTGACTGGGGGGAGGACACGGAGGCGCCCAGGGGAGCGGTGTGCTCAGGGTCGGGGTGGTATGAGGGCTGCCCGGGGCATTGGTGCACCGCTGGCACGGAGCAGGAGGtctgggcagggacagggacgtTGCACGGGAGCAGAGGAGCAGTGCAGGGACCTGGGGTGCGAGGTGCAACGGCGAAGGCACGGGCTCGGCAGGGATCCCTCTGCGGTGGATGGGGATGGTGATGAGAAGGGGAAGGCGCTTGGGGCCAGGCGGTAGCAGCGGGGCTCATCCTTGGCGCGAGGAGCAGCGTCCCGGCTGTCTCCCCGTCCCGCCGTCACCTCTGTCTCAGCCCCTCTGAAAATCTGGCACCACGTCTTGCCCCAAGACCTTGCCATTGCACTCCAGACCCtttgatttgtttggttttcctaGAGCAGGTTTACCCTTTTCTTTAGCTttctggagggagaaaaaagctgGTTCTGCCCGCAAAAGTGGAATTCCACGCGAGGTTGTGCAGTTGGCAGGGCTGCCACGacggggctggggtgggcaagGCGGATGGAGGGAGGAGCGAGATACCCTCCATCCTGCAGCTATTTCCCTGCTGGCCTGATCCTGACACCCACCAGGACCCCTGCCCCGCggcccccctgcacccccagcaccccccacaCCCCGTCTTAGCAATACTGGTAGGATCCCAGGAGCCCCGAGTCCCGCTCTGCTCCCGAGCCTCCCGCAGCCCTCTTAGCTCATAAAGCTGGCCCTTTATTTTGCTATTACATGCCTTAATATATGTTTTATGGAAATTATACATTTataatatatatctatatttggttttctcttcttttctggGAGGTACCGTTTTGTgctaatctctctctctccgcAGGGTTGTTGGCACCAGCCCTGCCAATGAGTTACAAAAGCAGATTCTTTGACAATttatcagagaaaaaagaaaaaggaaaaaaaaaacctatttaaaaaatatatattttttctgcttttattaaaagcaaatttatttaaaataaaatataaagagaCTGTAAGTTTTCAGAGATGACGCGTTTATTTCCCTGTCCCTGAGCGCAGCGACGTGGCAGCCGGGGCGGGCTCCCCAGCTCGTGTAACCGGGGCAGACCCCACTTACACCGGCTGCGGGGACGCCGCCGGGGACGTGCCGGGGACCGCGGTGCACGGCTGTGGCCCACGCAGAGGCTGTGCTGCCCGGCGGGGAGCCGAGGGGGCACGCAGACCCATAGGCAGCAATTCCTTCTGTCTCTGGGAGCCGGAGGGGACGAGGAGCATCCCGGTGCTCCTGCCCCTGGCGTGCCCGGAGCCGCCGGCGAGCTCCGGCTCAGCCGTGCCGCGGTGGCCTGGTCTGAGCCTTCCCCAAGGCGTGAGCGCAGCCCGCTGCACCGGGACCCCCTGGCTGCCCTATTGTGGAACCCGGTGGTcgttattttggttttttgtggttttggttttttttaaaaacttaattcttaattttattttggttattatttttcataacacTTCATATACCAGTGACTTGTAACCGAGACAGGATTTGCATCGGGAGGAAATCTATTTATGCactggggagggtgggaagggaggcatttgttttctgggtttttttgctagtgttagagaaataaaagtatCTAAGAAACAACAGGTTCTCAGTGTCTTTTGTCTAGAGGTGACCTCAGATAACACTTTAATATTAGACCGAAGAGGCAGTGGACAAATGCCTACAGCATTTCAGCCGTTCAGGATGGGTCTCGCCTTGCCCATAGCTCACTCCGGGGCTGGTGgcaccttctcctccctctccctgtttTGGGGGGTCATTTTCCCAGTGGAGTTTATTTCAGCTGTAGCTGCTCAATAGCCATCCCTTGGAGGAACAAAAAAACGCATTTGTACCTGGCAAGTTTGTATAAAGCCAAGGAATAAAAGCAGCTGGGTTGTAAGTGTGTGGAGCTGGTCCCTGCGGGCTTTCTGGAGGGACATGGGTGTAGAGGTCCTTGTGGGGTGGCACGGGGGTGGCACGTGCCACGCGGGAACCCTGCGTCGGCTACAGGCAGGTCGGACCTGGACCAGGCAGCAAaccccgggggccggggcttgcacagggctggggcacgGTGGGTGCCAAAGCTCCCCGCTCCTGCGGGACAGCGTGGCTGTGAGCTGGGACCGTCCCTGCCCCGCGCGATGCACCGGTGACGATGCTGCGGGGAGCTGTGCATGCAGCACCCAGTGCCGCGCGGGGATCCCTCCCAGCCGGGGGCTCACGGTGCCCCAGGTACCCCCCAAGGGACACCACAGCCGCGTGCATCCCCCTATTTTGGGGATTGCTCCAAGCCATCCCTTCCCAGGGAGGATgtgcaggctggggcagggagggcaggaccAGGCAGGGACCCACGGCCACCAGCCCCTCTATATGTCACCCTGCAGCCATGCCCGGCCACCGCATCCCCCCCAAaggaggtgctgctggtgcGGGGCAGGCGCTGCTGGGCCGTTAATGATTTGCAGGATGACGTGGGGACTAAAGGCCTTTCCAAGGGTCACTGCCAGGGAGGCACGTGGAAGGGCGGCCACCCTTGCCCGGCctcacccagccctgccaccagcAAGATGGTGTCTCTGACCGACTTCCAGCGTAAGCGGGCAGGCGGGCTGGGGTGGCCGTGTCCCGGTGGCAATGCCCGGCCCCGTGGGACCAGGGCACACCATGGGGATGCTCCACAGCGCAGAGCCAGGGCCGGAGGCTGCTGACCAGGatcgctggggcagggagagaatgCAATGGCAAGCCATGTCCTGGCACAGGGGGGACGCGGCAGGAGCCCTGCCGGGACGTGGGGACCAGGAGGGCTGGGCATGGGGACGAGCACCATGGGTGCTGCAGAGCCGGGTTTGCCCTCACCCTCTGCCCCAGGTCTGCATCGGGGACAGCATTTGGGGAGATGCCTGGCTTGTCTGGAGAGCATCGCCAGCCTCTCCCACCGGCTGCCTGCACCGACACCCTTCGTGCCActgttcagaaaaatgctgGAGACAGCCTTCCcgtttattttttctttgtggtttatTCTTTATCTGGCAGCCCAGCGGAGTTTCTGGGGTACCCGCCAGTCTCCCCAAGGCTTGGGCAGGTGGAAAGGCTGTTTCTAAGCTTTGGTGACAAATCCAAAGTACATTTCTGGGAGGGAACGGGGCAGGGAGGTGCCGAGGAGAGCAACCGCAGCCCAAGGTGGGACCTGAGCTGTGTGCCCGAGCCCCCGTCTCAGCCCTCCTCCCATCCTCTGCAGGGATCGGTGTGGGACTGGTTGGCTTTGGCCTCTTCTTCGTCCTTTTTGGGATGCTCTTGTACTTTGACTCGGTGCTCCTGGCCTTTGGGAACGTGAGtacggtggggctggggctccccgcAGCAGGCGCTGATGCCCGGAATGGAGCAAAGGGTCCATCTGGGCAGGACTTCTCTGACCTGCTCCCCTTCATCCTCCCAGATCCTCTTCCTCTCTGGCTTGGTCTTCATCATCGGCTTCAGGAGGaccttcaccttcttcttccAGCGGCCAAAACTGAAGGGCACCAGCTTCTTCCTCGGGGGGGTCCTCATCGTCCTCATGCGGTGGCCCCTCCTGGGCATGCTGCTGGAGGCTTACGGCTTCATCAACCTCTTCAGGTCCGTCCCGCAGCATCCGGCTCCCTGGTGCGGCATGGGTGCcccaggctggagagcaggagcCGGGCaagcctcctgccctgcagccccgggcAGAGCCCCCGCTGCTCCCATCCTGGCAAAATCCTGGCACGGGGCTTAACAGAGACTTTTGTTTTGACACAGGAGTTTTTTCCCAGtggcttttgggtttttgggcTCGCTGGCAAACATCCCCGTGCTGAGCAAGGTGAGCAGGGCACTGGGCATGGTTCTCCCAGGCAGATGTGACCCTTGGGGTTTGCAGTCCTTGGGTGATGTTAATCCCGATCGCTGTGGTTGGGACCAGACAGGGAAGGTCACTGCGGTCTCTCCGCAACCCCCCCCAAGGATGCACTGGAGGATTTTACTGCTAATCAGGATCTGTCCCTGTTGCAGCTCTTGCAGAAGGTGGGAGACAGCAGCTCCATGGTGTGACCTGTGAGACGAGCCGAATCGCTTGAGATGGGACAGCACGAGCGAGCCCTGGGTCCAGCTCTCCCATGGTGAGCTTTTGCCTCTCTCGGCCCCGGGACCCTCGGTGCCAGCCAGAGCCACCCCCGCTGCGGGGACAGTGCCTTgctgccccgcggggctccGGCAAGCAGCTCCTGAGCAAGGCTGCGGGGACCAAACACTGTGCCAGACAGGCTTCTGGAATTATTAGcgttattttattctttttgtcttctcctgttgaaagatttaattaaaaagtgtgTCTGAGACCGAACCCTGACTGTGCTCCTTTCCTGTGGCTCAGGGCTTGCTCCAGTTGTGGCTCCTCTTAGTGTCACCAAGAGGCCTCATGGCCATGGCTGGAGATGGCACAGGGACCTTCCTATGGCTGTGCCTGGAGGTGGCACGGGGACCTTCCCATGGCCACAGCTGGAGATGGCACGGGGACCTTCCCATGGTTATGGCTGGAGATGGCACGGGGACCTTCCCATGGCCACAGCTGGAGATGGCACGGGGACCTTCCCATGGCTATGGCTGGAGGTGGCACGAGGACATTCTGGTGGCCATGGCCCCGGCTGCCCTGGCCACGAGCCCCGGCCAGTGCGGGCAGCCCTGGCTCGCAGGCAGTGGCCGTGGCACTGCCTTCCCACGCGTCCCGCGGGGATGTGGGCTGCGGAGAGCAGAGCCCGGGGAGCCGcgggagagggcaggggaggtTAGGAAAACACCCATTAAACCACATTAACATTTCATGACCTGATTGGAGGAGAGTAAATTACCCCGTTCAAATGCAGCGACCATGAAAAAGCAAACGACATCTGGGGTTATTAATTAATTGAGAGATGTTGGGGTGGGAGCGGGGGCTGGAGCAAAGACACAGAGTTGCAGTGCTGATATCTCTGAGCGTTATGGGCCAGGACTCGCACTTCCCACAGACCTGTTTCCTGCGGGATGTGGCCAGGAGGGAGCGGAGCTGGACCCgctggctgctgcctggcaggaTGGAGCTGGTGGGAGCTATGGCAGCGGTGGGCACCAGGACAGCTCTGCCGGGGTTTGAGCCAGGGGAACGTCTCCAGCACCCCCGTGCCCACCCCAACGCCagcatgggtgctgggggggctggctGCCTCCCCCTGACCCAGCAAGATCAGCGGCTTACGCCCCAGAGAGGGATCCAGCCCCATCCGCCCGCATTCATCTGCCACGCATCCTCACAGCCCCAGCGCACCTCCTGGGAGGGCCgtgggaagctgctgctttccagcctgttTCTGTAGGGACACAAAGTGGCTGTTTTGGCcggctgctggcagccccaTCACGTCGCAttgccccccatgtcccctctgtgtcctcTCTGCAGCTGATTTGGCCTCAAGAACTGTTCAGGCCCAGGTACATCAGATGCTTTTAAGCCCTGCTTGAGGCAGGACCTGCGCTGCTGGGTGCTCTGGAGGACGAGCATCCCCCAGTGCGAGGGGCCAGCTGCTCGCAGGGAGACCTTCATGGCAGGCAGGAATCTGAGGACAGAGCGGAGCTCTCCTAGCTTAACGTCAGATGATTTTAAAGGAGCTGTTTTGTTTGGGCTGCAGAAGCTCCTCTCCCCGGGAGCACAGCCAGAGAACTGGTTGGATAACTCAGCGGGTCTGTGCGATCAGAGACACAAGCTGAATGGATGCGAGCCAGGTTTCTGTGAGCACTTGGGAAGCTAGGTGCAAGCAGGAGTTTAATTAAACCAAGGCAATCACATCAAAGCTGGTCCCTGTGCAGATACCCTTCTTAACTTGCAAGAATTAATTAATGAGTTTGAGTTAAACCTGTTCCCTCTTGATTGAAGCGCAGCCTGATTGAGCTGGTGGCAGTGCCTGATGGTACTTAGCAGGTACTGCACCGGTGCCCAGGTTTGCAGTGGGTTTGCACCAGGtagaagcagagctgggagctgctctgaCAGCTCAGCTGATGTGGGGTACCCATTTGGGCACCcaaaccccagccccagcagccaggtTGAGCCCTGGGTTACAGGGGATGAGCTCCCCAGCAGGTATAAATCAGGGCAGCCCCCCCTAAGGCTGGGTATGGTTGCTTTGCATCCCTGGGAGGTCTGGCTCAGGACAAGCTTCTCccttgctgctggttttgaggGGATGCCTTTACTTAGAGTGCAGATTGCAGCAGGAGGCTTtcaagagggggaaaaaagagctaGCAACTTCCTACCATGAGCTTGGCTGTGGGCAGGAGGACGGTGGAGGTGGGCTCAGTCCTGCTGGTATCAGGGCCAGCTTTGATCATAAAGCGGAGGGGTCTGGAGCAGAGTGAGAGCTGGGCAGCTGCTTGCTgaggagggatgggagaggaagCTCGGGCTTGGACATCACGCAGGTAAGCGAGGGCTGCAGCCTCCCTAGTGCCTAGCTGCAATTCCTGCCTTTGCTTCACCCCAGCTGAAAACTTGGGCTGTAGAGCAACTTTTCCTGGTCAAGCTTCACCTTCACCAGAAGAAAGAGGAGTGGTCCTAGAGACATCACATGCAGGATAATGTGATTCCCCCTGTTTAacacccccatccccacagccgCAAGCCTGGATGAGCAGGGTATGTGCCCCATCGCTTCACCCTGCTGGGAAAATCAAGCCAGGATGGAGCGTCATCCCTGGGTGTTGCTCCGTCAGGAGATGGAGATGCTTCCCATCAGGCTCCAAAGTGACCTGGGGaactgctgggagctgctctgggatggagcaggcagcagcgagctggaGCCGGcgctgctctccccagcctgcgTTTCTGAAGCTTATTGCAGGGGAATGTTTTCCCTCTGGTTCAGTAAATTGTGATTTCAACGTGCCCTGCCAGAGCAGTTTTGGTTTTAAGCAAACACTTTGGGTGAAGCCCCGGCCCTGCTGACGTCAATGGCCTAATTCCCCCGGTGTCGGTACCATCCAAAGCCTCCTCTAAGTCCTTCCCAAAAGTTGCTTTTGTGCTTGAGCTTTTTGGTCATCCGGAATAAGGATCCTCACAAGCCTTGGGTGTTTTTACTAGCAAGAAACTCACAAACTAGGAAAGTGTGTAAAATGTGGGAAGGACAGAAATGCATCtacctttttttgctgttttaaaagatCCCTCAAGAAATAAGACTATTTGGTAAAACTTCCTAATGATTCTATTTAGAGAGGGAAGTacttaatatttcaaattttattttaagaaatgtgcTTGTTCGGCCCAACACTCGGGAGGAACACATTTATCTTGCAGGGAAGCATTTGTTTCTCtctggaaagcattttccttGAATGCACTCTTAGCTCATTTGTTTGACTCCTTGAAAGCAGGTGGGGAAATAACTTGAGAGCATTCACCTGCTATTTCCAGGTGAGCTGCTCTTTATAGGATATGTAACTGT
Protein-coding regions in this window:
- the GOLT1A gene encoding vesicle transport protein GOT1A, with translation MVSLTDFQRIGVGLVGFGLFFVLFGMLLYFDSVLLAFGNILFLSGLVFIIGFRRTFTFFFQRPKLKGTSFFLGGVLIVLMRWPLLGMLLEAYGFINLFRSFFPVAFGFLGSLANIPVLSKLLQKVGDSSSMV